The sequence gggacccggacgctaatcatgttcttaatcgtcattgggactaattaatcaattataataaacagggtctaaagttttttttttaaagtgcggaacgtaagggaattcatctaatatacatatcagtataatagtacaagtcttgtacaacaaacatcaaactcaaactaaggagTAACAACTAcatgtcaagtgttccaaaccctatttacatcaaagtccgaagtctccactctaatcacgatctctctcatcttcttcttgaccccgatcctgtcccacctgttgccatgcacacatacaaacacgacaacagccggataattccggtgagaaatatatcccagtataaatcaacaaaacatgcaatcatataatcgatataaaagcatgaaacaaatatcaatcacatatattaaatctgaaaacataaatcgatataaaactgtaaataactcgtgactctacagctcagactagactcattcctagtctagggatcccggtttccagactttggcatactatatcgaatctcagtaatagaagtaaatccactcctaataaaacatcgatataaaccaaacatctagtgtcttgacctatccgtcaaagactttggcacctccgccaataactcctctgtgacaatgtgcaatgggccagtgactactctattacagtctggcacctctgtcacaagaccaatcgtctaatcacgctttctataaaccaatagaacaagcatatcaattcaaatcaatgcatataataacaataagtatgtggtttaggtaaactcaagttatatctaactcgagtcattctcccgggttcgacattgacttatacctttctttcgtagtctcggtctgaagcaatataagtgctgaactcaagactgtctctgtaaatctgaaatgacatatcgagaatagcaatatcaacattccattcacaattcaatacctaatctgatcaatctgaagttaattcaaatcaacggcataacggcacaatcccgatatccccgtcaatacaatagcaacatatatcaattacaaaccataacacatatccgttacaatctgtaatcaatcaataatccaaatctaatcaatttcaatcgataaagtcagaaaatcataacaattccaaaatcaacttgttcttcgatctgacttcgattctacgatgtctagtattcccagaacacataataatggtcaaataataatttctccaatatcataatttcaaatgataacagaactcaataaaacttacgtcctgtagtagctgtcgacgagaggatctcagaacCGTGTCCGGATTTAAATTCTGATATACGGATATTGTCAAATCACAATTCTAAACATTGAAGGAAATTTAACAATTCTCCGTAGCTATTCTCGTTTTCTTCTCTGAAGGTTTGAAATGGAgattgtcatatatatatatatatatatatcaaattacatggtggtgacaagtgtcccactaaaatacttaattgcactttagcccctgaaatattcactatttgcaattcggtcctcacaactctttttactTCAATTTCACTCCTAAAGAATTAtaaaaccatggaatatgactcaacattccaaaattcatcaattaaataatctcgaattaaaatgAGAAAATCTCGGGCGTTAcacatattaatataaataatacaattaaaatatacaaaaattactTATATTACATTTTCAAATGTGGTTGTAcggaatttataataaaatcaatGAACGATgttaataactgaaataaataatattatcagaaatattacataaaacaaaatataaaaataaaaaaagtaccTTACACGTAACAATATTATctcttaatatataattataatattatcaacAAACTTAAATATTACCTTTTAAGACCTCCTCGAATGAAATGGATGATAAAAATCAACGAATAATATTGATAcctaataatattaaaaattacgattataaaataacattattaaaaaaattaattcagtTTTAACATAAATTTAAGAATTACATGTGAAATACCTACAAAACGCAATCTTAGTTGAtaacaaattttaatatatgtcaCATATTGCAAAAATACGGATGCTCCAACGCAGCGTAGTCAGATTTGAGAAGACTGTAAAAGAGAAAGGAAGGATTTTGCGCAAATGAATAGGATGAAATGGGCGCAAACAGATTTAAATGAATATGTGACAGTCTATAACAGATTCAAatcactttatttatttattttttaaaaaaaattagaatccgGAAAAAAAGTCCCGGATTGcactattttcataaaattttcagttttataatattttaataaatatttttaagatttatattattttttaaaaaaagcccGACATCTTGCGTTAGTGTCTAATTTCATATTAATAagaaaacatttgaatttaaataaaatgaaatatgacctttttagttaataaaatatatattataaaataattgacaaaaacttgtgtgagacggtctcacgggtcatattttgtgagactggtctcttatttgagttatccatgaaaaagtattactttttatgctaagagtattactttttattgtgaatatcagtaggattgacccgtctcacagataaagattcgtgagaccgtctcacaagagacttactcaaaaTAATTTCCTTGAATCCCAATATAGAACCACACATATTTTTCTTTAAGTTCTTATTAAATATGCAACTCTATGGTATATATCATTCACTTTTGAAATTAGTAATTTTACTAaatgtaattaatttttaaaaaagctaTTAGTAAAATTTATTAATGGACGAACCAAGGAACGATCAAGATCTTTTGCTGTGGGGAACCCACATCAGAGGGTGGTATGAACGTTGTTTTAGTCCACAAcactattaaaaaaaacttatttttttaaaaaattggtattttatattttaattatttcaaaatcaaaattatattttttatattcaaatatgtgattaataatccaatttaaagttacaattttatttttggtcaaaaatatatattgtggaGGGTAAAATGACGTCTCTcttattactttttttaaataattttttcaatttttttttttaaaaaaatgttaataaaaattaatttttttgttgcaAATATGTGATTCcgaataaacaagaaaaaacgACAatacattcaattttttttaatattatagttctttttaaaaaaattattttcttttttttatcttgttaattttttatttagaaatttaaattttattaatcacaTATTCGTAACaaaaatatgagattttatcTTGTTAATTTCCTGTATTTAGAcgttaattatatttttgttacgAATATGAGATTTCAAGTCCACTGTTTAAATTGCAATCAATATATTTTGCTGCATGTTAAACTTATATCATTTTCCATTCATATATAGATCGCACTCTAATTATGCATGATCGAGGCAGCTGGTAGGTTTGAAACATAGGGAGGGTAATATATTCGTAGCTAGCTAGAGTGGtactaattatatataaataccaAGCATGCCTTTACCCCTTGCTTCACATTTTTCTGGGTTTGAAACATATATTCATCCCACCCCATTCAATAAACCAATATGAATTAagcattttatatattttcttctttgttttctCCTCTTTCTCTTTTTGTTTCATTCAAagctcaatatatatataactgatCAGGAGGAGGTGATCTACGGCCGCCCCGCGGTGGTGAAACATAACATGGGAGGCCTTAGTCTTGAAGAGATAAAAAACGAGACTGTTGATCTGGTAATATTTATGCATATATACACATACATGCGTCTACAAAGATTCCAGCCATGTTTTAAAATCCGCAACACTCGCCGTAGGAAATTATGCATGAAGTTTAAGAATTTCTTTTCTGTTTGAGATGGTGTTTACTCCTTGCTTGGTaatttgctttgaaacatacTATAATAGATtgattattttcacaaaacataaatcatataaaatactttttaaaaaacaaatatatttactcttggatgcaataattgtccttttggatagaacaatcgaaacgtaGTGATTGAGATGCTATACAGtttaaaaagatttgagttgcactactaccagctatagcttttggtagaGCGGCAAGCGCTTGGTCCTACAATTTGTATCAGAACGAATCTCACAAGTTCGATTCTTATTAATTACAATGAGTACAATTATTGAGAGGATGAtcgttgggtgcaataattgtccctgttgaaaaacaatcgaaacgtggtgcttgagctgctatatggttcaaaaagatttgaattgcaccgttatcaccagctatagcttttggtgaAGTGGCAAGTGTTTGTTCTTGTATTTAGGACGCACACAAGCACACACATATAAAatacatgcataatttctagctAGCATGTGTAGTGTAAACTTGAGAAGTCCTAGATTAtaattttaagtatttaaaaaattggCTAACAtcactttttttaaataaaaaatcgagaTTAATCGGGATTATAATCTTAAATAATATGTGATGGTGTCTAATGAGCGTCcgattttaattataaaaaagtattattattattgttcttcataaaaaaaaattatgattattattgttattaatgGGGGTTGGCTCCTCATTAACTGAATATTGACCAAACCCTAATGTTTGACTGCATAGAGCTCGTAGTTGTATTAGTATATAAAGTCTTCCAAAtgggatttttttattattaaagttTATTTTTCTAATGGATTTTacgaatttattataaattgatatttttattatattatataaaatattatcagaGGTAGGGATAAAGTAAAACAAGTActatatgtttttattaaaaagatTGTTTTATTACCCTTGATTTAGTGAAATACGTACGtacatactatttttttttatatataaataatattgtagtacaaaaaaacaaatttaccCCTTATATTAAAAGTAAGattactaaaataaaaataaaattataaaaagggaaacttaattttaataaatataacaaGAACTATTAAAATAAGTGGGCCTAACTTTCCATGATATTAAATTAATACGTGTAGGACAATGCTTTCTTATCCGACAATATGTATCTAATTACTGGGGAtggttcatcggtcggttcgattcggttttgagttttttatttcggttttcggttttaaaaatatataatccgatatccgaataATTTTCATTCAGTTCGGTTTTTTACCAAAAtagttcggttaattcggtttttggtataattatttaaattaataatataaatataagtttatttggttcggtttcggattatatatgtcaaaatcgaaaaaaccaaaaattcattaaattaataattttgtttatatttttatttatattatatattttgatatgatatttagtgaatggaaaactattttgaataatttttagttgattgttgtttgtttaattaatttagaccttatatttaaatattttacNAGTTTATTgggttcggtttcggattatatatgtcaaaatcgaaaaaattaatgaaaccgaaaccgaattaaccgaactgttttggtagaaaaccgaaccgaaccgaaggaAAAttccgaattacaaaattcgactttcggttcggttttttttgtttggattttcgattttttcgattttatccaAAAGTTTGGACACCCCTAGTAATTAGCATgactcttaatttttttaatacgttaattttcaataattaattttagcTAAAATAGTTAAAAcctaaaagaagaagaagaagaacttCGACATATACATGCATGCATTATACTACATCTAactaaaatgaaatataaatatatgtatacacATATACTTACGAAAAAGGGCTTATAACAGGAAAAAGTTCCGATTGAGGAAGTGTTTCAGCAGCTGAAATGCAGCCGTGAGGGACTGAGTTCCGATGAAGGAGCCAACAGGATCCAAATATTTGGACCCAACAAGTTGGAAGAAAAGAAGGTCACTTACCTCTTAATTTTGATCATATATATTTACACCAAGAACATGCAAAAGTAGTTAAAACTTAATTAATAATATCTGGTTGATTTTGGTTCGCACAGGAAAACAAAATACTCAAGTTTCTCGGGTTCATGTGGAATCCCTTATCATGGGTCATGGAAGCCGCAGCTCTGATGGCTATCGTGCTCGCCAATGGCAACGGACAGCCCCCCGACTGGCAAGACTTCGTTGGGATCATTTGTTTGCTGGTTATCAATTCAACCATAAGTTTCATCGAAGAAAACAATGCTGGAAACGCTGCTGCAGCTCTCATGGCCGGCCTTGCTCCCAAAACTAAGGTATAAGTCACAGAATAAACAGCTTCAAATAATATTACAGCTACAAGGTCTGAGGTTCTAAATTCTTCGATGGTTGGTTGATGTCATGATTATAGGTCCTCAGAGATGGCAGATGGAGTGAGCAAGAAGCAGCCATTCTAGTTCCTGGGGACATTATAAGCATTAAACTCGGAGATATTATCCCTGCTGACGCCCGTCTTCTAGAAGGCGACCCCTTGAAAGTTGACCAATCAGCCCTCACTGGCGAATCCCTCCCCGTCACCAAGAATCCATATGATGAAATCTTCTCCGGTTCGACTTGCAAACAAGGCGAGATTGAGGCAGTTGTCATCGCCACCGGAGTGCACACATTCTTTGGGAAGGCGGCACATCTTGTGGACAGCACTCATCAAGTTGGGCACTTCCAGAAAGTACTCACTGCGATAGGGAACTTCTGTATCTGCTCCATAGCTGTTGGCATGCTTGCTGAAATAATCGTCATGTACCCAATTCAGCACAGGGCGTACAGGCAGGGGATCGATAATCTGCTCGTTCTTTTGATTGGAGGGATTCCAATTGCTATGCCTACGGTTTTGTCTGTAACGATGGCTATTGGATCCCACAAGCTGTCACAACAAGGTGCTATTACGAAGAGAATGACTGCCATTGAAGAATTGGCCGGGATGGATGTCCTGTGTAGTGATAAAACCGGAACTCTAACCCTCAATAAGCTGACTGTTGACAAAAGCTTGATTGAGGTATTTGCAAAGGGAGTCGATTCGGATCACGTGTTGCTTCTTGCTGCAAGGGCATCGAGAACCGAAAATCAAGATGCTATCGATTGTGCCATAGTTGGTACACTTTCTGATCCCAAGGAGGTATCTGCTATTTCAAATGTAGCCATGTAATAAATCAGGCTCCTGCATAACGTGTGTACTGATATGACTTGCATTTGATTTTAGGCAAGAGCTGGCATCAGAGAGGTGCATTTTTTTCCCTTCAACCCTGTGGACAAGAGGACGGCTTTGACTTACATTGATTCCAATGGGAATTGGCATCGAGCTAGCAAAGGCGCCCCTGAACAAGTATTCTCTCATTTTCTCAGCCTTCTTGACCCACTGCTTCTCAGTCTACAAACACTGATTACATTATATACTTTCCTCTTGATTTGACTCAGATTTTGATTCTGTGTAACTGCAAGGAAGACTTCAAGAAAAAGGTTCACTCTGTTATTAATAAATTTGCTGAACGCGGACTTCGGTCATTGGCTGTTGCTAGACAGGTTTATGTCGAAACATTTGACAGATTTTAAGTATATCATGatcaaaatatttgttcttGAGGTAAACGTTTTATGTTTTTAGGAAGTTCCAGAGAAATCGAAGGAAAGCCCTGGCTCTCCATGGCAATTTGTTGGACTTCTGTCCCTATTCGATCCTCCGAGGCACGACAGTGCAGAGACGATCCGTAGAGCTTTGCATCTTGGCGTGAATGTGAAAATGATTACAGGTAAGTAAATGTTTCACCACCTTTGATGATTTGGTGCAACTTCAGATGTACCACTTCATATATGTGTTATTGAATTCTAGGTGATCAACTTGCCATTGCGAAGGAGACTGGGCGTAGGCTTGGAATGGGAGTTAACATGTATCCATCAGCTTCTTTACTCGGCCAACACAAAGATGAAGCTATAGCTGGTCTTCCCGTGGAAGAACTTATAGAGAAAGCTGACGGCTTTGCTGGTGTTTTCCCTGGTATGTTGGTATTCAGTTTTTGAGACACGTTCTTTATACTGAAACATGAAATCCATACGTTTCTTATTGGCAACCAGAACACAAATATGAAATTGTGAAGAAGTTGCAAGAGAGTAAGCACATTGTTGGAATGACTGGAGATGGAGTTAATGACGCCCCCGCTCTAAAGAAAGCAGACATTGGAATTGCTGTTGCTGATGCCACCGATGCAGCCAGAGGTGCTTCTGATATAGTGTTGACTGAACCTGGCCTTAGTGTTATTATCAGTGCCGTGCTGACAAGTAGAGCTATTTTTCAGAGAATGAAGAATTACACTGTTAGTTATCTTTTACGATTAGACTTGTTGGTCCACGAAATTGCAAATGTTTGTATCTTAGTTCTTTTTTCTCCCACAGATTTATGCAGTTTCTATCACCATCCGCATTGTGGTAAGTTAACTGTGGTACTTGCAAAAACATAAAGACAGTAGCCACTTGCCACATGGCATTTGATGGCTCAATGTCTTGTGCACTTTTTCATGTTCTGTCGGATTTTCGCAGTTTGGCTTCATGCTTATTGCTTTGATTTGGAAGTTCGATTTCTCTCCATTCATGGTTTTGATCATTGCCATTCTCAATGATGGTGAGATTCAAGCTTTTCGAGTTTGGTATCTCATTATTTATCTGCAACCAACTTTCTGGAAATGTCTTCTGATCGATCACTAAATGAATATCTCCATTTTTTTAAGGTACAATTATGACAATTTCGAAGGATAGAGTGAAGCCATCTCCATTGCCAGATAGCTGGAAACTCAAAGAAATCTTTTCCACAGGGGTAGTAATCGGAGGCTACCTTGCAATGATGACTGTTATATTCTTCTGGTTGATGCACGAAACGAGCTTCTTCCCGGTAAAGTTTGCACTGTCTATTTGTTATAGGTATGCAGAAGTAACCGATTGAATAACATTCCTGAGACCATGATACCAAATGCAGGACAAGTTTGGAGTAAAAGA comes from Primulina huaijiensis isolate GDHJ02 chromosome 5, ASM1229523v2, whole genome shotgun sequence and encodes:
- the LOC140976354 gene encoding plasma membrane ATPase 4-like; amino-acid sequence: MGGLSLEEIKNETVDLEKVPIEEVFQQLKCSREGLSSDEGANRIQIFGPNKLEEKKENKILKFLGFMWNPLSWVMEAAALMAIVLANGNGQPPDWQDFVGIICLLVINSTISFIEENNAGNAAAALMAGLAPKTKVLRDGRWSEQEAAILVPGDIISIKLGDIIPADARLLEGDPLKVDQSALTGESLPVTKNPYDEIFSGSTCKQGEIEAVVIATGVHTFFGKAAHLVDSTHQVGHFQKVLTAIGNFCICSIAVGMLAEIIVMYPIQHRAYRQGIDNLLVLLIGGIPIAMPTVLSVTMAIGSHKLSQQGAITKRMTAIEELAGMDVLCSDKTGTLTLNKLTVDKSLIEVFAKGVDSDHVLLLAARASRTENQDAIDCAIVGTLSDPKEARAGIREVHFFPFNPVDKRTALTYIDSNGNWHRASKGAPEQILILCNCKEDFKKKVHSVINKFAERGLRSLAVARQEVPEKSKESPGSPWQFVGLLSLFDPPRHDSAETIRRALHLGVNVKMITGDQLAIAKETGRRLGMGVNMYPSASLLGQHKDEAIAGLPVEELIEKADGFAGVFPEHKYEIVKKLQESKHIVGMTGDGVNDAPALKKADIGIAVADATDAARGASDIVLTEPGLSVIISAVLTSRAIFQRMKNYTIYAVSITIRIVFGFMLIALIWKFDFSPFMVLIIAILNDGTIMTISKDRVKPSPLPDSWKLKEIFSTGVVIGGYLAMMTVIFFWLMHETSFFPDKFGVKDIRDSSHEMMAALYLQVSIVSQALIFVTRSRSWSYSERPGLLLMTAFVIAQTVATLLAVYANWGFARIKGCGWGWAGVIWIYSVVFYVPLDFIKFAIRYILSGNAWKNLYENKTAFTTKKDYGKEEREAQWALAQRTLHGLQPQEATNVFNEKNNYRELSEIVEQAKRRAEVARLRELHTLKGHVESVVKLKGLDIETMQQHYTV